The Fodinicurvata sp. EGI_FJ10296 genome includes a region encoding these proteins:
- a CDS encoding aminopeptidase P family protein: MVAGPCQTTACILSLDDSRTIAEARGVVDDEIDERLQAVAAQLSYAGGADALRALLEGVSAAPLATDPLAWTDLVAGDLGADQRQDLETLRRRLVARPQNEAEVPAADRIPALRALLARLNLDGFVVPRADEHQGEAVPARSERLAWLTGFTGSAGIAVVLSNAAALFVDGRYTLQGRQQTDPETVDCRPIAEERPEAWIVRMASAGARIGFDPWLHTVNQVRRMEEGLADAGMGLIAVDGNPIDLVWTARPAAPIAPVRCHPVALAGREAADKLAEVAAAIAGAKADSVLLSAPDSIAWLFNIRGGDVPNTPVALGFAEIGRDGDATLFIDAGKFPADVARELGSVATIRAPGDLDERLDALGAAGKRVMLDPDQDPVRFDRRLRAAGAAVIHRRDPCVGPKARKTATELDGARAAHIRDGVAVCRFLAWVDDQASGGGGTELSAAERLAAFRREADGFNGPSFDTISGVGPHGAIVHYRVTPESSRPLNEGTLYLVDSGGQYIDGTTDITRTVALGTPSDSMRRHYTLVLKGHLALSALRFPPRTAGAQIDAIARHALWNEGLDYDHGTGHGIGSYLSVHEGPQRIAKMGAGVPLEAGMIVSNEPGLYIEGEYGIRIENLIVVTPPETRLETDSAGVRPMHEFETLTLAPYDRRLIDIALLSASERTQVDAYHARVRDVLASEIEDAATRDWLIAATRPL; encoded by the coding sequence TTGGTAGCCGGTCCTTGCCAAACGACCGCCTGCATCCTTAGCCTCGACGACAGCCGAACGATAGCGGAGGCGCGGGGCGTGGTTGATGACGAGATCGATGAAAGGCTGCAGGCGGTTGCAGCGCAGCTATCCTATGCCGGCGGCGCGGATGCGCTGAGGGCGCTGCTTGAGGGGGTGTCGGCCGCGCCGCTGGCGACCGATCCGCTGGCGTGGACAGATCTGGTTGCTGGCGACCTCGGCGCCGATCAAAGGCAGGATCTGGAAACATTGAGGCGCCGCCTCGTTGCGCGGCCGCAGAACGAGGCGGAAGTGCCGGCCGCCGATCGAATTCCGGCGCTTCGTGCCCTCCTGGCGCGACTGAACCTCGATGGCTTCGTGGTGCCGCGCGCCGATGAACACCAGGGCGAAGCCGTGCCCGCACGGTCGGAACGGCTGGCCTGGCTGACGGGATTCACCGGTTCGGCCGGCATTGCGGTCGTGCTGTCGAATGCAGCCGCCCTATTCGTCGACGGCCGTTATACGCTGCAGGGACGCCAGCAAACGGACCCTGAAACCGTCGACTGCCGACCGATCGCCGAGGAACGGCCGGAAGCCTGGATCGTGCGGATGGCATCGGCGGGTGCGCGCATCGGCTTCGACCCCTGGCTGCATACCGTCAATCAGGTCCGTCGGATGGAGGAAGGGCTGGCCGATGCCGGCATGGGTCTCATTGCCGTGGACGGGAATCCGATCGATCTGGTCTGGACCGCGCGGCCAGCCGCGCCGATCGCGCCGGTTCGCTGCCATCCGGTCGCGCTCGCCGGGCGCGAGGCCGCCGACAAACTGGCCGAGGTCGCGGCCGCAATCGCTGGCGCCAAAGCCGACAGCGTGCTGTTGAGCGCACCGGACAGCATCGCCTGGCTGTTCAACATACGCGGGGGTGACGTCCCCAACACACCCGTTGCGCTGGGATTCGCCGAGATCGGTCGTGATGGCGACGCGACGCTGTTCATCGATGCCGGGAAATTTCCGGCCGACGTGGCGCGCGAGCTGGGCAGTGTCGCGACGATCCGCGCGCCGGGTGATCTTGATGAGCGCCTCGATGCCCTGGGGGCGGCGGGCAAGCGGGTGATGCTCGATCCGGATCAGGATCCGGTCCGGTTCGACCGGCGATTGCGGGCAGCCGGGGCGGCTGTCATTCACCGGCGCGACCCCTGCGTCGGCCCCAAGGCGCGCAAGACGGCGACAGAGCTGGACGGCGCGCGCGCAGCACATATCCGTGACGGGGTTGCCGTTTGCCGGTTCCTGGCCTGGGTCGATGACCAGGCATCCGGCGGCGGCGGCACCGAGTTGTCGGCCGCCGAGCGGCTCGCCGCCTTTCGGCGCGAAGCCGATGGCTTTAACGGCCCCAGCTTCGACACCATTTCCGGCGTCGGGCCACACGGCGCAATCGTTCACTATCGGGTGACCCCGGAATCGAGTCGTCCCCTGAACGAGGGTACGCTCTATCTTGTCGATTCAGGCGGCCAATACATCGACGGGACGACGGATATCACCCGCACCGTGGCGCTGGGGACGCCGAGCGACAGCATGCGCCGACACTATACGCTGGTCCTCAAGGGGCACCTGGCGCTTTCAGCGCTGCGGTTTCCGCCCCGCACGGCCGGCGCCCAGATCGACGCCATTGCGCGCCATGCGCTCTGGAACGAGGGGCTGGATTACGACCACGGCACCGGCCATGGTATCGGCAGCTATCTCAGCGTCCACGAGGGACCGCAGCGGATCGCGAAGATGGGTGCGGGCGTGCCTCTGGAGGCGGGCATGATCGTCTCAAACGAGCCCGGACTCTATATCGAGGGCGAATACGGCATCAGAATCGAGAATCTGATCGTGGTGACGCCTCCCGAAACCCGACTGGAAACGGACTCCGCCGGTGTCCGCCCGATGCATGAATTCGAAACCCTGACGCTGGCGCCCTATGACAGGCGCCTGATCGACATCGCCCTGTTATCGGCGTCCGAGCGCACGCAGGTGGATGCCTATCATGCCCGTGTGCGTGATGTTCTGGCGTCAGAGATCGAGGATGCCGCCACCCGTGACTGGCTGATCGCCGCCACCCGGCCGCTTTGA
- a CDS encoding glucan biosynthesis protein G: protein MIDRRVFLKGASACAAWPAAPFRAARAATAPEDGLASVFDPADVLAEARRRAAGRYSPRPRLEAAAELGYDIHRNIRFRSEEALWHGTQSRFEVQMFHPGRFFPEPVDIAAVNGGHVETVPFSQDQYAFEGPASDARARLADAEPIGHAGIRYHYPLNDPDRLAELVSFLGASYFRGLGQGSRYGLSARGLALGTGSPDGEEFPSFVQFWLERPEDGASTCRLHALLDGPSVTGAFSFTMTPGDNTHMDIEATLIPRRDISAIGIAPLTSMYLFGPLDPPRFHDFRPRVHDSQGLCLHLSTGERLWRPLANPDEISTSAFRASSLRGFGLSQRMRDFAAYQDLGADYHLRTGAWIAPDGDWGAGSLQLVELPAADETVDNIVAYWRPDTPLAAGEEHSWRYRLSWGLDPEPTAASAITIESRSSIGGIPGTDDHGTGTKFVVDFGAAPNDDGIDSDQVSANVTASSGDVLNPVAHRNPETGGWRLFFDIVPDGRDPVEIRCFLEHAGGALSETWSYRWTPTA from the coding sequence ATGATCGACCGCCGGGTTTTCCTGAAGGGAGCTTCCGCCTGCGCCGCATGGCCAGCCGCGCCTTTCCGGGCCGCTAGGGCGGCGACCGCTCCGGAAGACGGACTGGCCTCTGTTTTCGATCCCGCCGACGTGCTGGCGGAAGCTCGACGACGGGCAGCCGGCCGATACAGCCCGCGCCCGCGCCTCGAAGCCGCCGCGGAACTTGGCTATGACATTCACCGCAATATCCGTTTCCGATCGGAAGAAGCTCTCTGGCACGGCACCCAATCCCGGTTCGAGGTGCAGATGTTCCATCCCGGCCGCTTTTTTCCGGAACCGGTCGACATCGCGGCGGTCAACGGCGGCCACGTCGAAACCGTGCCTTTTTCACAGGACCAGTACGCATTCGAGGGGCCGGCATCGGACGCACGCGCGCGCCTGGCGGATGCCGAGCCAATTGGTCATGCCGGGATACGATATCACTATCCACTGAACGACCCCGATCGCCTCGCTGAGCTGGTCTCCTTTCTGGGGGCCAGCTATTTCCGAGGCCTGGGACAGGGAAGCCGTTACGGCCTGTCGGCACGGGGATTGGCTTTGGGCACGGGCAGCCCGGACGGTGAGGAATTTCCCTCCTTCGTCCAGTTCTGGCTGGAACGGCCGGAAGACGGGGCCAGCACCTGCCGCCTGCACGCACTGCTCGATGGCCCCAGCGTGACAGGCGCCTTCAGCTTCACCATGACGCCCGGCGACAATACCCATATGGATATCGAGGCCACGCTGATCCCGCGCCGCGACATTTCCGCAATCGGCATCGCACCTCTGACCAGCATGTATCTGTTCGGGCCGCTCGACCCGCCGCGCTTCCACGATTTCCGGCCCCGTGTCCATGATAGCCAGGGCCTTTGCCTGCATCTGAGCACTGGCGAACGGCTGTGGCGGCCGCTTGCCAATCCCGATGAAATATCCACAAGCGCCTTCAGGGCGTCATCGCTGCGCGGTTTCGGCCTGTCGCAACGCATGCGCGACTTTGCTGCTTACCAGGATCTGGGCGCCGACTATCATCTGCGCACCGGGGCGTGGATCGCGCCGGACGGCGATTGGGGCGCGGGATCGCTGCAACTGGTGGAACTGCCGGCGGCCGACGAAACGGTAGACAACATCGTTGCGTACTGGCGCCCGGACACGCCGCTGGCTGCCGGAGAGGAGCATAGCTGGCGATACCGCCTTTCCTGGGGCCTGGACCCGGAACCGACGGCGGCGAGCGCGATCACGATCGAAAGCCGCAGCAGCATCGGCGGAATTCCGGGCACCGACGACCATGGCACGGGAACGAAATTCGTCGTCGATTTCGGCGCAGCACCGAACGATGACGGGATCGACTCCGACCAGGTCAGCGCCAACGTCACCGCATCGTCAGGCGACGTCCTTAATCCGGTGGCGCACCGCAATCCGGAAACCGGCGGCTGGCGGTTGTTTTTCGATATCGTTCCCGACGGACGGGACCCGGTGGAGATCCGCTGCTTTCTGGAACACGCCGGCGGTGCCCTTTCGGAGACCTGGAGCTATCGCTGGACACCTACTGCCTGA
- the minC gene encoding septum site-determining protein MinC, which produces MTQGGDQAPDRRGTPRRERPPAQTENDSEPPFRLLGGAFTMMVLRLNRPDDQSFFPLLLDKIEQAPDFFRHAPVVLDIGALPNDRPFNFAEFMRRLRQHNLIPVGVQNGTDGHNRMAAAAGLSLVPAGRPAAAQGQAGGQDQAGAQNRSPAGGQPETAGAESMTPTKLVVEPIRSGRQIYANGGDLVAMSSVSSGAEILADGHIHIYGSLRGRALAGVTGDATARIFCQSFDPELVSIAGYWLVRDDIAENLIGRPVQCRLEGEALVVMPLEKI; this is translated from the coding sequence ATGACACAAGGTGGCGATCAAGCGCCGGACAGGCGGGGGACGCCGCGCCGCGAGCGGCCCCCGGCCCAAACGGAAAATGACAGCGAACCGCCCTTCCGGCTGCTGGGCGGGGCGTTTACCATGATGGTGCTCAGGCTAAACCGGCCTGATGACCAGTCGTTTTTTCCGCTGTTGCTCGACAAGATCGAGCAGGCGCCCGATTTCTTTCGCCACGCCCCGGTCGTCCTCGACATCGGCGCCCTGCCCAATGATCGGCCGTTCAATTTTGCCGAGTTCATGCGCCGACTGAGGCAGCACAACCTGATACCCGTCGGTGTTCAGAACGGCACCGACGGCCATAATCGCATGGCCGCTGCCGCTGGCCTTAGCCTGGTACCGGCGGGGCGGCCGGCAGCAGCCCAGGGCCAGGCAGGGGGGCAGGACCAGGCAGGGGCCCAGAACCGAAGCCCGGCCGGGGGGCAGCCCGAGACCGCCGGGGCGGAATCGATGACGCCGACCAAACTTGTGGTCGAGCCGATCCGGTCGGGACGCCAGATCTACGCCAATGGGGGCGATCTGGTTGCCATGTCGTCGGTTTCCAGCGGTGCGGAGATCCTGGCGGACGGCCATATTCACATCTACGGCTCGCTACGGGGGCGGGCCCTGGCCGGCGTGACCGGCGACGCGACCGCGCGAATATTCTGTCAAAGTTTCGACCCGGAACTTGTATCTATTGCAGGTTATTGGCTTGTGCGAGATGATATCGCCGAGAACCTTATTGGCCGGCCGGTGCAATGCCGGCTTGAGGGCGAAGCTCTCGTTGTAATGCCACTTGAGAAAATTTGA
- the minD gene encoding septum site-determining protein MinD gives MAKVIVMTSGKGGVGKTTSSAAFAAGLALRGKKTVVIDFDVGLRNLDLVMGCERRVVFDFINVINGDARLNQALVKDKRIEDLYILPTSQTRDKDALRKEGVQRVLDELKKDFDYIVCDSPAGIEKGALMALYFADEAIVVTNPEVSSVRDSDRILGMLASRSKRAEDGQDPVKEHLLITRYDPDRVDRGDMLRVDDILEILAIPLLGVVPESQAVLKASNSGMPVVLEKESSAGQAYMDVVGRFLGETIEQRFIKTEKKSLLQRFLRRSA, from the coding sequence TTGGCAAAAGTAATCGTCATGACATCGGGCAAAGGAGGGGTCGGAAAAACCACTTCCAGCGCGGCGTTTGCGGCCGGATTGGCGTTGCGCGGCAAGAAGACCGTCGTTATCGATTTCGATGTCGGCCTGCGTAATCTCGATCTGGTCATGGGATGCGAGCGGCGCGTCGTCTTTGATTTCATCAATGTGATCAATGGTGACGCGAGGCTGAATCAGGCCTTGGTCAAAGACAAGCGGATCGAGGATCTCTATATCCTGCCGACGTCCCAGACGCGCGACAAGGACGCCCTGCGCAAGGAAGGCGTGCAGCGTGTTCTGGACGAGTTGAAGAAAGATTTCGACTATATCGTGTGCGACAGTCCGGCCGGCATCGAAAAGGGCGCCCTGATGGCCCTTTATTTTGCCGATGAAGCCATTGTTGTCACGAATCCCGAAGTCTCGTCGGTGCGCGATTCCGACCGCATCCTCGGCATGCTCGCTTCGCGGTCCAAGCGGGCCGAAGATGGCCAGGACCCGGTCAAGGAGCACCTGCTGATCACCCGCTATGATCCGGATCGCGTCGATCGTGGCGACATGCTGCGCGTCGACGACATCCTGGAGATCCTGGCGATTCCGTTGCTCGGTGTCGTGCCGGAAAGCCAGGCTGTGCTCAAGGCGTCGAACAGCGGTATGCCTGTCGTGCTCGAAAAGGAAAGCAGTGCCGGCCAGGCCTATATGGACGTGGTTGGCCGGTTCCTGGGCGAGACGATCGAACAGCGATTCATCAAGACCGAGAAGAAAAGTCTCTTGCAACGGTTCCTGAGGAGGTCCGCTTAG
- the minE gene encoding cell division topological specificity factor MinE: MSLLDFFRAKPRASADTAKERLQILLAHDRAGRVGQDFIPMMQKDILAVIARYIEIDEEKVSVQVENSGSMSTLEVNIELPSSGGGQQRRRVS; encoded by the coding sequence ATGAGCCTTCTCGATTTTTTTCGCGCCAAGCCGCGTGCCAGCGCCGACACGGCCAAGGAGCGGCTCCAGATCCTGTTGGCCCATGACCGGGCGGGTCGGGTCGGTCAGGACTTCATCCCGATGATGCAAAAGGACATTCTTGCGGTAATCGCCCGGTACATCGAAATCGACGAGGAAAAGGTCTCGGTGCAGGTCGAAAACAGCGGCAGCATGTCGACCCTTGAGGTCAACATCGAACTGCCGTCTTCCGGTGGAGGGCAGCAGCGGCGCCGGGTGAGTTGA
- a CDS encoding lysophospholipid acyltransferase family protein, with protein MGVSRFQYYVGHRVEALALGAVMKLFGALPAHRASALGGAVGRLAGRVMGRANRIAERNLTLCFPEMPADERQALRRRMWTHFGRVLAEMPHTQELWQHTTEKSALASLDDLRHARDGEASAVPLVIVGAHYGNWEIGGFGAQDVFPPTGVFYRPLNNRFADALLQRLRGGSGVAQFAKGRDGGRSALRHLRAGGTLAVLMDQKMREGIDAPFFGHPARTPYAAVLFALKTGAPIVPMVVRRIDGARFELDVAPRIENPRSGDRDEDIRLIVTAINARIEAWIRQAPEQWLWIHRRWSIDYDVRKK; from the coding sequence GTGGGCGTATCGCGCTTTCAGTATTACGTCGGCCACCGCGTCGAAGCCCTGGCGCTGGGCGCCGTCATGAAGCTGTTCGGCGCACTTCCGGCGCACCGTGCCTCGGCGCTGGGCGGCGCTGTCGGACGTTTGGCCGGACGGGTCATGGGGCGGGCCAATCGCATCGCCGAACGGAATCTGACGTTGTGCTTTCCGGAAATGCCGGCGGACGAGCGCCAGGCGCTGCGTCGGCGCATGTGGACACATTTCGGCCGCGTTCTGGCGGAAATGCCGCATACGCAGGAGCTTTGGCAGCACACCACAGAGAAAAGCGCGCTGGCCTCGCTGGACGACCTGCGGCACGCTCGGGATGGTGAAGCTTCCGCCGTTCCTCTGGTGATCGTCGGTGCGCATTACGGCAATTGGGAGATCGGCGGCTTCGGGGCCCAGGACGTGTTTCCACCCACCGGTGTCTTCTATCGGCCGCTCAATAACCGCTTCGCCGACGCCCTGCTCCAGCGGCTGCGGGGCGGTAGCGGTGTCGCGCAATTCGCCAAGGGCCGTGACGGCGGCCGTAGCGCCTTGCGGCATTTGCGCGCCGGAGGCACCCTGGCCGTGCTGATGGACCAGAAAATGCGCGAGGGAATCGATGCCCCGTTTTTCGGTCATCCGGCGCGGACACCCTATGCCGCCGTATTGTTTGCGCTGAAGACGGGCGCGCCCATCGTACCCATGGTCGTCCGCCGGATCGACGGCGCCCGTTTCGAGCTGGACGTGGCGCCGCGCATCGAAAACCCCCGTTCCGGAGACCGGGACGAGGATATCCGCCTGATCGTTACCGCCATCAATGCCCGGATCGAGGCATGGATCCGGCAGGCGCCGGAACAGTGGCTATGGATCCACCGGCGGTGGTCGATCGATTACGACGTGCGCAAGAAATGA
- the lpxK gene encoding tetraacyldisaccharide 4'-kinase — translation MRPPPFWYDRRGTLAWLLAPLGGLYTLAGTWRRGRTTPWRCGIPVLCVGNVTAGGTGKTPVAIDLACRLVARGESPHILVRGYGGRTKGPHRVDPASDTAEAVGDEALLLARSAPVWVGGDRAASARHACEAGATAIVMDDGFQNSGLAKDCALLVVDAAVGIGNGLPIPAGPLRESWAVAARRAQGVVVMGAGIPDDGRHELRHPDLSLVNGPVLSARLVPDPVRIADVRGSRIVAFAGIGRPHKFFDSLRAAGAELAEAIPFPDHYAYKPRDLRALADLADRLDAPLWTTEKDHVRLPSPIRDRVTPLAVTVAWDAPESVDRLLNDLLQARDTAGPPAGAHGVDPQKDRG, via the coding sequence ATGAGGCCGCCACCCTTCTGGTATGACCGGCGCGGTACCCTGGCCTGGCTGCTCGCCCCGCTCGGAGGCCTCTATACCCTGGCCGGCACGTGGCGCCGCGGACGCACCACCCCATGGCGCTGCGGCATACCGGTGCTGTGCGTGGGCAACGTCACCGCGGGCGGCACCGGCAAGACACCGGTCGCCATCGATCTGGCATGCCGGCTCGTGGCCCGGGGCGAAAGTCCGCATATTCTGGTGCGCGGCTACGGCGGCCGCACGAAGGGTCCTCACCGCGTCGATCCCGCGTCCGACACCGCAGAGGCGGTGGGGGATGAGGCGCTGCTGCTGGCGCGATCGGCCCCGGTCTGGGTCGGCGGCGATCGCGCCGCCTCGGCCCGCCACGCGTGCGAGGCAGGCGCCACGGCGATCGTGATGGATGACGGCTTTCAGAATTCCGGACTGGCCAAGGACTGCGCGCTGCTGGTGGTCGACGCGGCGGTCGGGATCGGCAATGGCCTGCCAATTCCTGCGGGGCCGCTGCGCGAATCCTGGGCTGTCGCGGCGCGCCGGGCCCAGGGGGTCGTGGTTATGGGCGCTGGCATACCGGATGATGGACGCCATGAGTTGCGCCATCCCGATCTGTCTCTCGTCAACGGTCCGGTCCTGTCGGCACGGCTGGTGCCCGATCCGGTACGGATTGCCGATGTCCGGGGAAGCCGGATCGTCGCGTTCGCCGGCATCGGGCGGCCGCACAAGTTCTTCGATTCCCTGCGCGCTGCGGGCGCCGAACTGGCCGAGGCGATACCGTTTCCGGACCACTACGCCTACAAGCCGCGCGACCTCCGGGCACTCGCCGACCTGGCAGACAGGCTGGATGCCCCGCTCTGGACCACCGAGAAAGACCATGTCCGGCTGCCATCGCCGATCCGCGATCGGGTGACGCCGCTTGCGGTCACGGTCGCCTGGGACGCCCCGGAATCGGTCGACCGATTGCTGAATGATTTGCTACAAGCCCGGGATACTGCCGGTCCGCCCGCCGGGGCGCATGGGGTGGATCCACAAAAGGACCGAGGCTAG
- a CDS encoding 3-deoxy-D-manno-octulosonic acid transferase: protein MLYALYRCLTDAAGPLVPMLLKRRLMRGKEDETRLGERVGLQTAKRPPGRLIWVHGASVGETLGALPLIQRLMHADPLASVMVTSGTVTSADMLMPRLPEQAFHCYLPIDRRRYVERFLNHWQPDAVVWIESDLWPNMLAAIRERSIPAVLVNARVSDTTARRWQRAPRFFGAIIDAFALICPASTADADAFAAIGPLRLGPTGNIKTSAPAQPPQMATLEPLRSAAGNRPIWMAASTHDGEETIVLDAHRRLLDRRPDILLILMPRHPVRADGVRDAAATSGMAVAQRSRSEPIDDTISVYLADTMGEMSTFLALAPVTFVGGSLVPMGGHNPVEAADAGSALVMGPHDWAFADVVRAIEDDGGLRRVTSAGELADTVELLLSDPALRAAQTAAAGEIARSLKTTVDRIAAAVMPVLGAPAPGESQGS, encoded by the coding sequence ATGCTGTACGCCCTGTACCGCTGCCTGACCGACGCTGCCGGTCCGCTGGTGCCAATGCTGCTGAAACGGCGGCTCATGCGCGGCAAGGAGGACGAAACCCGGCTGGGGGAGCGCGTCGGCTTGCAGACGGCCAAGCGGCCGCCGGGCCGGCTGATCTGGGTGCACGGCGCCAGCGTCGGCGAAACCCTTGGCGCCCTTCCCCTGATCCAGCGGTTAATGCACGCCGACCCCCTGGCCAGCGTCATGGTGACCTCCGGCACGGTCACATCGGCGGATATGCTGATGCCCCGTCTGCCGGAGCAGGCGTTCCACTGCTACTTGCCGATCGATCGCCGGCGCTATGTTGAGCGCTTCCTGAACCACTGGCAGCCCGACGCCGTGGTCTGGATCGAAAGCGATCTCTGGCCGAACATGCTCGCCGCAATCCGCGAACGCTCGATTCCGGCCGTGCTGGTCAACGCCCGTGTTTCCGATACCACCGCCCGGCGCTGGCAGCGGGCCCCGCGATTCTTCGGCGCGATCATCGACGCGTTCGCCCTGATCTGTCCGGCAAGTACGGCCGACGCCGACGCGTTTGCCGCCATCGGACCGCTGCGGCTCGGTCCGACGGGCAATATCAAAACCTCTGCACCGGCGCAGCCGCCGCAGATGGCGACTCTCGAACCGCTGCGGTCCGCAGCCGGGAACCGCCCGATATGGATGGCTGCCAGCACCCATGACGGTGAGGAAACGATCGTGCTCGACGCCCATCGCCGCCTTCTTGACCGCCGCCCGGATATACTGCTGATTCTGATGCCTCGCCATCCGGTCCGGGCCGACGGGGTGCGCGATGCTGCCGCCACCAGCGGCATGGCCGTTGCCCAGCGCAGCCGCTCGGAGCCGATTGACGATACCATCTCCGTCTATCTGGCCGACACCATGGGCGAGATGTCGACGTTCCTTGCTCTGGCGCCGGTGACGTTTGTTGGCGGCTCGCTGGTGCCCATGGGAGGGCACAATCCGGTTGAGGCAGCCGATGCCGGCTCGGCGCTGGTGATGGGCCCCCATGACTGGGCGTTCGCAGATGTCGTCAGAGCGATCGAAGACGACGGCGGCCTTCGCCGTGTCACTTCGGCCGGGGAACTGGCCGATACGGTGGAACTGCTGCTTTCGGATCCAGCGCTGCGGGCGGCGCAGACTGCGGCTGCAGGCGAGATCGCACGGTCACTGAAGACCACCGTCGACCGGATCGCCGCCGCCGTGATGCCGGTACTGGGCGCGCCTGCCCCCGGGGAGTCTCAAGGGTCATGA
- a CDS encoding glycosyltransferase family 1 protein yields MRIVIVTDAWHPQINGVVRTLETTRCCLVAEGHDVTIIAPDGFRTVGCPSYPEIRLSIATPSAVGRIIRSAGADAIHIATEGPLGWAAWRYCRRAGLTFTTSYHTAFPEYLSLRLPVRTAWLYAVLRRFHGAASNTMVATPTIEARLRKQGFANLVRWTRGVDVSLFRPIDTNDDALQPFAGLPRPIHLSVGRVAPEKSVEAFAALDLPGSRVVIGDGPSLPRFRSVFPSVHWLGARHGADLARHIAAADVFVFPSRTDTFGLVMLEALACGVPVAANPVPGPLDLIGPDGQGVGALDTDLKTAIARALTADRTRCRRFAEALSWERATQQFVGNLRPAPVLANAA; encoded by the coding sequence GTGCGCATCGTCATCGTAACCGACGCCTGGCATCCACAGATCAACGGTGTCGTCCGGACCCTTGAGACGACACGGTGCTGTCTTGTCGCGGAAGGCCATGACGTAACGATCATCGCGCCGGACGGCTTCCGGACCGTCGGGTGTCCGAGTTATCCCGAAATCCGGCTGTCGATCGCGACCCCGTCGGCCGTCGGCCGAATCATCAGGTCTGCCGGTGCCGATGCCATTCATATCGCAACCGAGGGGCCGCTGGGCTGGGCCGCCTGGCGCTACTGCCGCCGGGCGGGCCTGACCTTTACGACGTCGTATCATACGGCATTCCCGGAATATCTGTCCCTGCGCCTGCCGGTTCGGACCGCGTGGCTGTACGCCGTCCTGCGCCGTTTCCACGGCGCCGCGTCAAACACCATGGTCGCGACACCGACGATCGAAGCCCGCCTGCGCAAACAGGGGTTCGCCAACCTCGTTCGCTGGACTCGTGGCGTCGATGTGTCGCTGTTCAGACCGATCGACACAAACGACGACGCCTTGCAACCCTTTGCCGGCCTTCCCCGGCCGATCCATCTGAGTGTGGGCCGTGTGGCGCCGGAGAAGTCGGTCGAAGCGTTTGCTGCACTCGATCTGCCGGGATCCCGGGTCGTGATCGGCGATGGCCCCTCGCTGCCCAGATTCCGATCGGTTTTCCCGTCGGTCCATTGGCTGGGTGCCAGGCACGGCGCCGATCTGGCGCGCCATATTGCTGCTGCGGACGTCTTCGTCTTTCCCTCGCGTACGGACACGTTCGGGCTGGTGATGCTCGAAGCACTGGCGTGCGGCGTTCCCGTCGCCGCCAATCCGGTACCGGGACCGCTCGACCTGATCGGCCCTGACGGCCAGGGCGTCGGCGCGCTCGACACGGATCTGAAGACAGCGATCGCCCGCGCGCTCACCGCCGATCGGACGCGGTGCCGCCGGTTCGCAGAAGCTTTGTCCTGGGAGCGGGCGACACAGCAGTTCGTCGGCAATCTGCGCCCGGCGCCGGTCCTGGCAAACGCCGCATAG
- a CDS encoding UDP-2,3-diacylglucosamine diphosphatase translates to MTDMDRLQFRTIWISDTHLGTRACQADLLLDFLRRTDCDTLYLVGDIVDGWRLKRFWYWPQSHNDVVQKILRKARKGVKVVFLPGNHDEFGRQFLGQAFGDIHVENSVVHQTADGRRLLVIHGDQFDVVVRHAKWLAHLGGTAYEILLRLNTGLNVLRRSLGFTYWSLSAFLKYRTKKAVDFLGRFEAALAAEAHRQGVDGIICGHVHTAEHRSIEGTLYCNDGDWVESCTALVEHHDGSLEILRWAERPAAVGAVAAGVCGEPSAPVRKVA, encoded by the coding sequence ATGACCGATATGGACCGCTTGCAGTTCCGGACGATATGGATTTCGGACACACATCTTGGAACACGTGCCTGCCAGGCCGATCTTTTGCTCGATTTTCTTCGCCGCACCGACTGCGATACGCTCTATCTCGTCGGCGATATCGTTGATGGCTGGCGGCTGAAGCGGTTCTGGTACTGGCCGCAGTCGCATAACGATGTCGTCCAGAAGATCCTTCGCAAGGCGCGCAAGGGCGTCAAGGTCGTCTTCCTGCCCGGCAATCACGACGAATTCGGCCGGCAGTTCCTGGGTCAGGCCTTTGGTGACATACATGTCGAAAATAGCGTGGTGCACCAGACGGCGGACGGCCGGCGACTATTGGTTATCCATGGCGATCAATTCGATGTCGTCGTGCGGCACGCCAAATGGCTCGCCCATCTGGGCGGGACGGCATACGAAATTCTGCTGCGACTCAACACTGGTCTCAATGTTCTGAGGCGCTCGCTTGGCTTCACCTACTGGTCTCTATCCGCATTTCTCAAGTACCGGACGAAGAAAGCCGTCGACTTTCTTGGCCGGTTCGAAGCCGCCCTGGCCGCGGAAGCTCACCGCCAGGGCGTCGACGGCATCATCTGCGGTCATGTTCACACCGCCGAGCACCGTTCGATCGAAGGCACGCTGTACTGCAACGACGGCGACTGGGTCGAAAGCTGCACCGCGCTGGTGGAGCACCATGACGGTTCTCTGGAGATCCTGCGCTGGGCCGAGCGTCCTGCGGCCGTAGGTGCTGTCGCCGCGGGTGTCTGCGGCGAACCTTCGGCGCCCGTCCGGAAAGTGGCCTGA